Sequence from the Catenuloplanes indicus genome:
GACGAGTTCGTGGTGATCATGGGGCCTCCAAGCGTCGATGAGACCGCGGGACCACCAGGGTCGGCAAGCGCGCCGGGCATCGTCAACCGCCCGATGTCTCCTTCGACCGCAGACGGCAATCGAACGCCGTTCCCTATGCTTGAACGACATTCATGTGCAGCGTGAAACCGCTCACCGGCCGGTGCGCACCGGCTGGCCGGGGACCGGGGGCAGCCGCCGCTCCACGTCGTCCAGGATCTGGCGGACCTGGGCGAGCTGATCCCGTACCGACGGCTCGGCGTTTCCGCCCTTCGCCGCGACCGCCTGGTTCGCGGCCGCGACCGCGGCCTGGCCCGCCGCCAGCGCCGCTCGGCCGGCCGCGCTGGCCGCCTTCTCCGCCGCGTCCGCGAGGCGCTGCGTCTCCTCCGCGGTCGGCTGCTTGGCCGCGGCCATCTCCTCGTGCGCCTCCTGCAACGCGGTCAGCACCAGGCCGACCAGCAGGTTCGTCAGCAGGTAGCAGGCCGCGACCATGTAGGAGACGTAGTAGAGGACCGCCCACTCGGTCACCGCGCGGCCGGCCACCAGCGTGTCCGTGATGCCGTCCAGCGACAGCAGCAGGAAGAGCGTGAGCATGGCCCGGCCGGCCGTGCCGTACTGCTCCGGGAACGCGTCGCCGAACATCATCCAGCCGAGCATCGCGTACCCGTAGAGGACCAGCACCATCACGGAGAGGAAGCTGCCCAGGCCGGGGAGCGCCCGCCGGATGCCGATCAGGATCACCCGCAGGCTGGGGAACAACCGGAACGTGCGGACCAGCCGGGCGAGGC
This genomic interval carries:
- a CDS encoding ion transporter translates to MTRTTIAEACETATERTWFHLAGLALIVVNAIALGLETYDPLIASFGPVIRGIEYVCLAGFVVELLIRFGAHLRAPAGFFKDAWNVFDLLIVVAPLLPGVRENVTLFRLLRLARLVRTFRLFPSLRVILIGIRRALPGLGSFLSVMVLVLYGYAMLGWMMFGDAFPEQYGTAGRAMLTLFLLLSLDGITDTLVAGRAVTEWAVLYYVSYMVAACYLLTNLLVGLVLTALQEAHEEMAAAKQPTAEETQRLADAAEKAASAAGRAALAAGQAAVAAANQAVAAKGGNAEPSVRDQLAQVRQILDDVERRLPPVPGQPVRTGR